A stretch of the Vibrio gazogenes genome encodes the following:
- a CDS encoding HEPN domain-containing protein, which translates to MKTALDHLPESKQQELATISTILRDTLDDYLQGKTASKSEFRILKIILFGSHAKGSWVNDPVNGYISDYDILVIVNKAALVEEDVVWQRAKEQIDRKVTSAPLGLIVHDLQEVNERLQQGHYFFKDIREEGIELFAATPKPLAEPGDLTEAEKQEIARKHYEQWFESAEQLFVFFQDGMKRQWLKQSAFLLHQSTERFFACTLLTCTNYLPKSHNIEKLGKLCAQIDAEFATIFPLDNKFHRRCFRRLQRAYIEARYSEHYEITVEELAYLEGEVQKLKGLVERVCLGWVG; encoded by the coding sequence ATGAAAACAGCCCTCGACCATTTGCCCGAATCCAAACAGCAGGAGCTTGCCACCATATCGACCATTCTGCGTGATACGCTGGACGACTATCTTCAGGGCAAAACAGCGAGTAAAAGCGAGTTTCGCATCTTAAAAATCATCCTGTTCGGCAGCCATGCCAAAGGCAGTTGGGTCAACGATCCGGTCAATGGCTATATCAGCGATTACGATATTTTGGTGATTGTGAACAAAGCCGCACTGGTTGAAGAAGATGTCGTCTGGCAACGCGCCAAAGAGCAGATCGACCGTAAAGTCACTTCCGCACCACTGGGATTGATTGTCCATGATTTGCAGGAAGTGAACGAACGGCTACAGCAAGGGCACTACTTTTTTAAGGATATCCGCGAAGAAGGGATTGAGCTGTTTGCCGCCACACCAAAACCATTGGCCGAGCCGGGGGATTTAACCGAAGCTGAAAAGCAGGAAATTGCCCGTAAGCATTATGAACAGTGGTTTGAAAGTGCAGAACAGCTCTTTGTATTCTTTCAAGATGGAATGAAGAGGCAATGGTTGAAGCAATCAGCTTTTCTCCTACATCAATCGACGGAACGTTTTTTCGCCTGCACGCTACTCACCTGCACCAATTATTTACCTAAATCCCACAATATCGAAAAACTGGGCAAACTATGCGCCCAAATCGATGCTGAATTTGCAACCATTTTCCCGCTCGACAACAAATTCCACCGCCGCTGCTTCCGCCGCCTGCAACGCGCCTATATCGAAGCCCGCTATTCGGAGCATTATGAGATTACCGTGGAAGAATTGGCGTATCTAGAGGGTGAGGTGCAAAAGCTGAAAGGATTGGTGGAACGGGTTTGTTTGGGGTGGGTTGGGTAA
- a CDS encoding GMP reductase codes for MRIEQELKLGFKDVLFRPKRSTLKSRSQVNLTRDFTFKHSGRQWSGVPVIAANMDSVGSFGMAQALAKYDVITAIHKHYSLQEWQAFVQTADAETLKYVMVSTGTSDADFTKMQATLALSEDLMFVCIDIANGYSEHLVEFVERVRRALPDKVIVAGNVVTGDMTEELILAGADIVKVGIGPGSVCTTRVKTGVGYPQLSAIIECADAAHGLGGQIIGDGGCTCPGDVSKAFGGGADFVMLGGMLAGHHESGGDIVVKDGESYVKFYGMSSKSAMDKYAGGVAQYRAAEGKTVLLPYRGSVEDTIQDILGGVRSTCTYVGAANLKELTKRTTFIRVQEQENNMFGKES; via the coding sequence CTTCAAGCATAGTGGGCGTCAATGGTCTGGTGTCCCCGTCATTGCTGCCAATATGGACTCCGTTGGTAGTTTCGGCATGGCTCAGGCCTTGGCGAAATATGATGTAATCACTGCGATCCATAAGCACTATTCGCTACAAGAGTGGCAAGCGTTTGTGCAGACAGCCGATGCTGAAACCCTCAAGTATGTCATGGTTTCCACTGGTACGTCCGATGCCGATTTTACCAAAATGCAAGCCACGCTCGCTTTGAGTGAAGACTTGATGTTTGTGTGCATCGATATTGCCAACGGCTATTCGGAGCATTTGGTGGAGTTTGTGGAAAGAGTCCGCCGTGCCTTACCTGATAAGGTGATCGTCGCCGGGAATGTGGTGACCGGTGATATGACCGAAGAACTGATTCTTGCCGGTGCAGACATCGTGAAAGTTGGGATTGGCCCGGGTTCGGTCTGTACCACCCGAGTTAAAACCGGTGTCGGCTACCCGCAATTGTCAGCGATTATTGAATGTGCTGATGCTGCTCACGGCTTAGGCGGGCAAATCATCGGCGACGGTGGCTGTACCTGTCCCGGAGACGTCTCCAAAGCGTTCGGTGGCGGTGCAGATTTCGTCATGCTCGGCGGGATGTTGGCCGGACATCACGAATCCGGTGGCGACATTGTCGTGAAAGACGGTGAAAGTTATGTGAAGTTTTACGGCATGTCGTCCAAGAGCGCGATGGACAAATATGCCGGTGGCGTCGCGCAGTACCGAGCCGCTGAAGGCAAAACCGTGTTACTCCCTTATCGAGGTAGTGTCGAAGACACCATTCAGGATATTCTCGGTGGCGTTCGGTCAACCTGTACCTACGTCGGAGCCGCCAACCTGAAAGAACTCACCAAGCGCACAACGTTTATTCGGGTTCAGGAACAAGAGAATAATATGTTTGGCAAGGAGTCGTGA
- a CDS encoding 5'-nucleotidase has protein sequence MPLDLSNTLVIGVSATALYDMEESDRIFRDTKTSDPDTAIEQYRDFMREHENEPLSPGTGWHLVKALLGLNQYQIGNSPLVEVVVMSRNSPDTGLRVLNTIRYEQLNITRSAFTAGESVPDYLDAFDVDLFLTTSVEDAQRVIDSKLCAAAILKEPPHDAPKIPEGQVRIAFDGDAVLFSEESELVYKTQGMAAFHAQEDEKQNIPMEEGPYASLLKKLSTLQDRLPMRVEYSPVRIAIVTARNSPSEMRVIKTLRSWGVYVDEAFFLGGVEKTKVLKAFRPHIFFDDQDVHLDKAANLVPSGKVPYLSTSELSVKPKG, from the coding sequence ATGCCATTGGATTTATCAAACACTCTTGTTATAGGTGTTAGTGCTACCGCGCTTTATGATATGGAAGAGTCAGATCGTATCTTCCGTGATACCAAAACATCTGATCCCGACACTGCGATTGAACAATACCGAGATTTTATGCGTGAGCATGAAAATGAACCGCTATCTCCGGGAACGGGGTGGCATTTAGTGAAGGCTCTACTCGGCTTAAATCAGTATCAAATTGGAAATTCTCCTCTAGTGGAAGTAGTGGTGATGTCTCGTAATAGCCCTGACACTGGTTTGCGGGTATTGAATACAATTCGTTATGAGCAACTCAATATTACGCGTTCTGCGTTTACGGCTGGGGAATCTGTGCCTGATTATCTGGATGCGTTTGATGTTGATTTGTTTTTGACGACGAGTGTTGAAGACGCTCAACGTGTTATTGATTCTAAATTGTGTGCTGCTGCAATATTAAAAGAACCTCCACATGATGCTCCTAAAATTCCCGAAGGTCAGGTTCGAATCGCATTTGATGGTGATGCGGTATTGTTTTCTGAAGAAAGTGAATTGGTGTACAAAACTCAAGGAATGGCTGCTTTTCATGCTCAGGAAGACGAAAAGCAAAATATTCCGATGGAAGAAGGGCCTTATGCCAGTTTGCTGAAAAAACTGTCCACGCTTCAGGATCGTTTACCTATGCGTGTTGAATATTCTCCTGTTCGTATTGCAATTGTAACTGCCCGAAATAGTCCATCTGAGATGCGAGTTATCAAAACACTGCGCAGCTGGGGGGTATACGTTGATGAAGCCTTCTTTCTCGGAGGAGTAGAGAAGACAAAAGTTCTCAAAGCGTTTCGCCCGCATATCTTTTTTGATGACCAGGACGTGCATTTAGATAAAGCCGCAAATCTAGTTCCTTCAGGGAAAGTACCTTATTTGAGTACGTCGGAACTATCCGTGAAACCGAAAGGTTAG
- a CDS encoding HEPN domain-containing protein, producing MPPHPNHWPSRGDLTEAEKQEIARKHYEQWFKSANGFFDHFQFSLEKGDEKISAFMLHQVTERLFACTLLTCTNYLPKSHNIEKLGKLCAQIDAEFATIFPLDNKFHRRCFRRLQRAYIEARYSEHYEITMEELAYLEGG from the coding sequence TTGCCGCCACACCCAAACCATTGGCCGAGCCGGGGGGATTTAACCGAAGCAGAAAAGCAGGAAATTGCCCGTAAGCATTATGAACAGTGGTTCAAAAGCGCCAATGGTTTCTTTGATCATTTCCAGTTCAGTTTAGAAAAAGGGGATGAGAAAATTTCTGCATTCATGCTTCATCAAGTCACAGAAAGACTCTTTGCCTGTACCCTACTCACCTGCACCAATTATTTACCCAAGTCCCACAATATCGAAAAACTGGGCAAACTATGCGCCCAAATCGATGCTGAATTTGCAACCATTTTCCCACTCGACAACAAATTCCACCGCCGCTGCTTCCGTCGCCTGCAACGCGCCTATATCGAAGCCCGCTATTCGGAGCATTATGAGATTACCATGGAAGAATTGGCATATCTGGAGGGTGGCTGA
- a CDS encoding scabin-related ADP-ribosyltransferase, translating into MMGKNEEAQQVGAKHVGEMLTNIALGLGGEAAATKALEAIGKVTKTVKGVLPVVDNTSLPKYTGGNGSAIVEGEFAGQSSAHGVIEKTSGDNHGSLANAGSSSSADVGSGTVLAEKNPTSSHSTDIPEYTYRGDSREPDIIFNEGFQTLGDSTDLLAHTFDNTSPPSNYISTSKSADVAADFDPDYIYVVRPIDGIDVNKTLGTDSPHPTELEIAIPNGVKPKDIRAVTLPDQQVSILNPNYE; encoded by the coding sequence ATGATGGGCAAAAATGAAGAAGCTCAGCAGGTGGGAGCGAAGCATGTTGGTGAGATGCTGACCAATATCGCGTTAGGTCTGGGCGGAGAAGCGGCCGCGACCAAAGCCCTTGAAGCGATTGGGAAAGTGACGAAGACAGTCAAAGGTGTGCTTCCGGTTGTTGATAATACGTCATTACCGAAATATACCGGAGGCAATGGGTCGGCGATTGTTGAGGGTGAATTTGCCGGGCAGTCCAGTGCGCATGGGGTGATTGAGAAGACATCTGGTGATAATCATGGTAGTTTGGCGAATGCTGGATCTTCATCATCGGCGGATGTTGGATCGGGGACGGTGCTGGCTGAGAAGAACCCAACTTCTTCTCATTCTACAGATATTCCCGAATATACATATAGAGGAGACTCGAGGGAGCCTGACATTATATTTAACGAAGGGTTTCAGACTCTAGGAGATAGTACAGATTTGTTAGCTCATACTTTTGATAATACCAGTCCCCCGAGTAATTATATTTCTACATCTAAATCTGCTGATGTAGCAGCAGACTTTGACCCCGACTATATTTATGTTGTACGTCCTATTGATGGAATCGATGTTAATAAAACTCTTGGGACTGATAGTCCTCATCCAACTGAGTTAGAAATTGCGATTCCTAATGGAGTAAAACCCAAAGATATACGTGCTGTCACATTACCTGATCAGCAAGTATCCATTTTGAATCCCAATTATGAATAA
- the nfi gene encoding deoxyribonuclease V (cleaves DNA at apurinic or apyrimidinic sites), with the protein MEPVIHHNWALSEMEALDIQKELAQKVITHDSFNKIGLVAGVDVAYQKSSHKLVAAAVILDADTLDVVEKVAEEDIEQFPYIPGLFSFREIPPLVKVFKKLQHKPDLIVCDGQGYAHPRRFGLACHLGVIFDIPTIGCGKTRLIGTYDEPNTIRGEVSPLFNENEIIGSVLRTQNNVNPIYVSIGHRISLETACGWILKLAPKYRLPETTRLADQLVNQYMKEILQ; encoded by the coding sequence TTGGAACCTGTCATTCATCACAATTGGGCTTTATCTGAAATGGAAGCATTAGATATACAAAAAGAGCTCGCCCAAAAAGTAATTACGCATGATTCCTTTAATAAAATTGGATTAGTTGCTGGTGTTGATGTCGCTTATCAAAAAAGCAGCCATAAACTTGTCGCAGCCGCAGTTATTCTTGATGCTGATACCTTAGATGTTGTAGAAAAAGTAGCAGAGGAAGATATCGAGCAGTTTCCTTACATTCCCGGATTGTTCTCCTTTCGGGAAATACCTCCATTAGTAAAAGTATTCAAAAAACTTCAACATAAACCGGATTTAATTGTTTGTGATGGACAAGGCTATGCCCACCCTCGCCGATTTGGACTAGCCTGTCATTTAGGTGTAATTTTCGATATACCAACGATTGGCTGTGGCAAAACACGATTAATCGGCACATATGATGAACCAAACACAATAAGAGGAGAAGTGAGCCCCCTCTTTAATGAGAATGAGATTATTGGTTCGGTATTAAGAACACAAAACAATGTGAATCCAATCTATGTTTCTATAGGTCACCGGATTTCCTTAGAAACTGCTTGTGGCTGGATACTAAAACTGGCCCCCAAGTACCGCCTCCCTGAAACAACCCGGCTCGCTGATCAACTTGTTAACCAATACATGAAAGAGATTCTACAGTAA
- a CDS encoding ComEC/Rec2 family competence protein: MGYEIDFLGVGEESKSGDAIALRYGNLYGTREEQTVVVIDGGFKDTGASLVEHIKNHYGTSVVDLVINTHPDLDHINGLETVLNELDVKELWIHKPWEHNQGLANKFKDGRVTDNSIGERLKENLEKAWSLVKLAEAKGIRVQEPFTGLADAGGGIKILGPSVEFYESLIPEFEGMPEKASLSNMLESALNKAASALRRFLVSWGEDKIDDSGETSPRNNSSVITQLLVDERCSLFTGDAGIKALEYAADQLEQSGQTADLRFIQIPHHGSKRNIGKTVLNRLVGEPVAEGESRGITAIASTAKGAEPKHPRKAVMNAFTHRGVKVLATRWTGICHHHDAPNRSGWNSLNPEPYHYDYEDEVA, translated from the coding sequence ATGGGTTATGAAATTGATTTTTTAGGTGTGGGTGAAGAATCTAAGAGTGGCGATGCGATTGCTTTGCGTTATGGCAATCTGTACGGCACTCGCGAAGAGCAAACCGTTGTTGTGATTGATGGTGGGTTCAAAGATACAGGCGCAAGTCTCGTTGAACATATCAAAAATCATTACGGTACATCCGTAGTTGATTTGGTTATCAACACTCACCCGGATCTAGACCATATAAACGGTCTGGAAACAGTACTCAATGAACTGGATGTCAAAGAACTCTGGATTCATAAACCGTGGGAACACAACCAAGGTTTGGCAAATAAGTTTAAAGATGGACGAGTCACGGACAACAGTATTGGTGAGCGCCTCAAGGAGAACTTAGAAAAAGCTTGGTCGTTAGTTAAATTGGCTGAAGCAAAAGGTATCAGAGTTCAAGAGCCGTTTACCGGTTTGGCGGACGCTGGCGGTGGTATTAAAATTCTTGGACCTTCTGTTGAGTTTTATGAGTCGCTGATTCCGGAGTTTGAAGGCATGCCAGAAAAAGCCTCTCTATCAAATATGCTGGAAAGTGCATTAAATAAAGCAGCTTCTGCACTTCGTCGTTTCTTGGTCTCCTGGGGAGAAGATAAAATTGATGATAGTGGAGAAACCTCTCCTAGAAACAATTCGAGTGTCATTACCCAACTATTGGTGGATGAACGGTGCTCACTGTTCACGGGAGATGCTGGTATTAAGGCCCTTGAATACGCAGCCGACCAATTAGAACAAAGTGGTCAAACTGCAGACCTACGATTTATACAAATTCCACACCATGGCAGCAAACGTAATATTGGTAAAACGGTGCTTAATCGTTTAGTCGGGGAACCTGTTGCAGAAGGAGAGTCTCGCGGCATTACAGCGATAGCTTCCACCGCGAAAGGCGCAGAGCCAAAACATCCAAGAAAAGCGGTGATGAATGCCTTTACTCACCGAGGTGTGAAAGTTCTCGCCACCAGATGGACAGGAATCTGTCATCATCATGATGCTCCAAATCGATCTGGGTGGAACAGCCTTAATCCGGAGCCATATCACTACGACTATGAAGATGAGGTGGCGTAA
- a CDS encoding amino acid adenylation, with translation MQLQLSASNALNKWLKADLPRLPTEQGKQAGVNKLSSNATTMSWQVHLIENHYRSVEKTLIVCEANSRFTYFIPLNRMIFTPDELTERLKIEWQFAFDEALEESRLIGHYEIASLLSKLNDIEFIPQWIKNTDLSINGHIADAAQWVTQTLDDRNLDRLSQPLAFEISSYINCQTKSIKVNNKKQRFIPIERLFAYVQDITSPNSTSNDQSDDMSNVIPFRR, from the coding sequence ATGCAACTTCAACTCAGCGCCAGCAATGCGCTCAACAAATGGCTCAAAGCAGATTTGCCGCGTTTACCAACGGAGCAAGGCAAACAAGCCGGAGTCAATAAGCTAAGTTCGAATGCTACGACTATGAGCTGGCAGGTGCATCTGATTGAAAACCATTACCGTTCGGTAGAGAAAACCTTAATCGTTTGTGAAGCCAATAGCCGCTTTACCTATTTTATTCCGCTCAATCGAATGATTTTCACGCCCGATGAACTTACTGAACGGTTAAAAATAGAGTGGCAATTTGCCTTTGATGAGGCCTTGGAAGAGAGCCGTCTAATTGGCCATTATGAAATTGCATCGCTGCTGTCAAAGCTCAATGATATTGAGTTCATACCGCAGTGGATTAAAAACACCGACCTGAGTATTAACGGCCATATTGCTGACGCAGCACAGTGGGTGACGCAAACCTTAGACGATAGAAATCTCGATCGCTTAAGCCAACCACTAGCGTTTGAGATTTCTAGTTATATTAATTGTCAAACCAAAAGCATTAAGGTGAACAACAAGAAGCAGCGCTTTATCCCAATCGAGCGACTGTTCGCTTATGTTCAAGATATCACGTCACCAAACTCGACAAGCAATGATCAAAGTGACGACATGAGTAATGTCATTCCGTTTAGACGCTAA